The window GAACACCGTCTGTTTTACCTGACGGATTGCGACTCTTCATCATGCAATAAAGTAATCTCTGTTCTATTACAACCATGTGAGTTCTGCTTCTTCGTCggtcactgattttcctttcGATCTGATCGATTGTTAAACGATATCCCCGAACAACGCCTGTTTTACCTGACGATTGCGACTCTTCATCATCGGTCATCGATGAAAGGGAAAGGAACGTCTCTGCGATGTGGCTTTCTTCGTCGGTCATCTATTTGTGTATatgaaatttgtgtttttattattttaccatttttgtTGCAGTTATACGGTCGTTGGAAGGTCCTTCTTTTCCCCCAGCCTTGGTCCCAAGGGGACACTCCAAGATGGTATAGAGTATCGGCTAGGGTTTTACCAAAGCCTTCGTCCTACTCAGATGGGGCTATCGCTTAATATCGGTTTGTAGTCTATCTacatgtcttcaattctttttacATCTATAAGAATCTTCACAGCAATAGCCACGGTGAAGGGGCGTCAAGGTGAAACTATCAGGTAGAAATCTCTTGCGATTTCCATTTCTGTGTTTAAGATGTGGATTTCCTCACACCGATTTCGTTTTAGGGTTTATGTGCGAGGCAAGATTTTAGGATACAAAAGGTATGACTGATTATCCTCTCTTTTTTAGAAATCGTAATATCCTTAAGTTGAATGTATTCATGACTATTGTATTTATTGGTTTTAGATCGAAGTCAAATCAGTATCCGAGCACTTCATTGTTACAGATCGAGGGAGTTAACACAAAAGAGGAAGTTACATGGTACCAAGGGAAACGCATTGCCTATATATACAAGGCCAAGGAGAAGAAGAACGGATCACAATACCGTTGTATTTGGGGGAATGTTTCACGTCCTCATGGTAACAGTGGAGTTGTTCGAGCTAAGTTCAAGTCTAACCTTCCTCCCAAATCTATGGTAATTACAATTTCGTATCTTTTAGATCATATTGTAATGGTATCGTTATGGTTTactaatttgtatttattaggGCGATAGAGTGAGGGTTTTCATGTACCCAAGCAATATCTGAGGTGAGTTATCTGTTTAATATGGTTGTTTTTCAATAATATGCATTGCTTCTTGGTGAAAAAACTACTTAGTATTAGTTTTTTTGAATGGTTCTTAAAAACTGACCCTATCTGGTTCTGTGTTTTTTAGCTTCGTTAAGTCTCTCTGAATTTTCTAAAATACTGTTAATTAGAAATTGACAGTTAACCTAGCTCAATTACCAAATAATACCTTGAATTGAATGATGAACAATAGAACTAGAATGAGAACGACGGGAAGATTACCTTGAATTGAATGGTGAACAATAAAACTAGAATGAGAATGAAGGAGGAAGATAAGAACTCTTAACAATCTAGGAgcatttgagaattattattggGAGAGGAAGGAAACACTACAAGAGTTTTCtaccaattcatttcataacaataattaatctttataCTATTCTATCTGTAATCGCCACTAACAGCTACTCAAACCAAGGACATTAGCCCTAATTCTTCTCCATCATAACACTTCCCTACTCCataaaacctacaataaaattaataatttcaattatatattatattaattataaaatttaactttcagttatcattttatattaattataatataaaacttaacctgcaataaaatcaagaatttcaaatatatattatattaattataaaatataactttcagttatcccattatattaattataaaatagaaaaaaaaatgtagttatcatgtttagcattaaatactaatcataaaacattaaaacctacaataaaattaagaatttcaattatatattatattaattataaaatttaactttcagttatcatattataataattataaaatataacacaaaaacaataattatgaaaaacataaactgTGTAACtgcaattaaatcaatataataaatcaacccaatttttcatctttttcatctaaatatttgttttcatataaataattttacatcaacaaggttcaatttaagagagaagagtgatatTCTGCCTATTCAGTCTCCTTTTGCGGCTTCTAGCTCTTTTTTCTCaggaattttatcattttaggcTTCTAGCTCTTTTTTCTCaggaattttatcattttaggcaactacaacaacattctatcttttgaattccatctcggttaaagtgagtaataattaaattatattaacatcaatttctctatcaacatcattatttcaataattaaattggtaaatgttatgtttcaacaatctATTGTTCACTgttttttttccaggaatttgatcatttcaggccgctgcaacaacgtcctatcttttgaattcGATCTGGTTAaagtacaaataataattaaattttatgactaattaataaaataaaaaatttaaatgcatataatctctttattcttagcgtaatattttttttctattctccaatttttttattattataacgttcaattaattatttattatttcccattatttttcaatatttatctttattttcatttttaatatattcatattatattaataatttattattattattaacatatgatatataaatattttttttataataaatgtgtttgttatgtttataacatctaatttttaaatatttggtcattttttcacatatactttcgttaattataacaatccaattattcacttaaatattcttaatgtttttatataaaaaaatattttgcataatatattaaattttcataaaaataactattttttacaGAAGATGGTGAATCTATTAAAAGTTAAtacatgatatttatttttaatcataaaagaatttttttaaatatattatatttattatttctcattattttataatatttgtctttattctcatatttaatatattatattatttaattttttattattattcaatctatatttacatataaatattgttaaagtttttttattttaagttttttttatgtttatattttatactaactatTATAATGTCAATTCATAATATCAGAAAATGGACACACAAGCCTCCATTGGAATTCTAGATTTGACTACGGATGGCAACTACAAACATTTAGTTGCAAGAGTTATGTACATGTGGGAtgcaataaatactaaaaaaaaataatgaattgctaagtgttgatttcttattaatagACAAGGAGGTAAgtgtgtttaatattttgttatatattaatgtatgttAGTGCAAACTAACATGTAATTTATAGGGTGCGGTTATTCACGTCAGCATCGGTCGTCAATTTGTTCCAAGATATCGAAACTTATTAAAGGAGGGTAACatgtacatatttcaaaattttcgagTTGTCAAGTCAAACGCTCAGTACAAACCAGTTCCAAactctttgaaaattttgtttagctACGGGACAACCATGAAGTCTAAGATTCTAAATATTCtgagatataaatttaatttttctgatTACAAGGAGGTTATTTCTAGAAGTGACAATTGCTCACAACTAACCGGTAGTGTTTTGATTAACTATTgtctttcattcatttttttaacttacattttccttttttatgttatagttaTTATAACTCGTCTTATCAGTTTGGGCTCTAAGACTTTTAGCAAAACTGGATATAACACAGTTGCAAAACGTGGTTTAAACCTTCAATTTGATAGGTTGGTCATTTATAAATCTAT is drawn from Impatiens glandulifera chromosome 3, dImpGla2.1, whole genome shotgun sequence and contains these coding sequences:
- the LOC124930227 gene encoding 60S ribosomal protein L35a-3-like; this encodes MAWQMLAMNYTVVGRSFFSPSLGPKGTLQDGIEYRLGFYQSLRPTQMGLSLNIAIATVKGRQGETIRVYVRGKILGYKRSKSNQYPSTSLLQIEGVNTKEEVTWYQGKRIAYIYKAKEKKNGSQYRCIWGNVSRPHGNSGVVRAKFKSNLPPKSMGDRVRVFMYPSNI